From Amphritea atlantica, a single genomic window includes:
- a CDS encoding LbtU family siderophore porin — translation MKTTALASLIAATIAVTPSVQATEMETELTALKQRIALLESQLSDTTARQSSGENNRNPVNISGSADFLATASRLADGSSENDLDVDSLELTVDAAVNEYMALSTTLKYEDDGEDQDLFVDEAIVTIAADGNPWSLIAGRTAIPFAVINGNAWSDPLTNDLTDNTDDLLLVGFSQGMFSAASYLFKGQNDESKVENLGLNAALTFDNGFALGAGYINNIRNTDPFQADSLSSDEKVDASRLNLSYEAEALALSAEYLRTGSFKELTGGAEVSAWHVSADYATGLLGAPGNLSLGYSHTDGAELLTDAGDNLLAHSRITLGASREVHDNAELIVELVREEDYAGDDTDTLNLVLSTRF, via the coding sequence ATGAAAACAACGGCTCTGGCATCACTGATTGCAGCAACAATCGCTGTCACTCCATCGGTACAGGCAACCGAGATGGAAACTGAACTAACTGCGCTGAAACAGCGAATTGCCCTGCTCGAATCCCAGCTGAGTGACACCACGGCCAGGCAATCCAGTGGTGAAAATAATCGTAATCCGGTTAACATCAGTGGCAGCGCCGACTTTCTGGCAACGGCTTCCCGGCTGGCAGACGGCAGCAGTGAAAACGATCTAGATGTCGACAGCCTGGAACTGACTGTAGACGCGGCAGTTAATGAGTACATGGCGCTTTCAACCACGCTCAAGTATGAGGATGATGGAGAAGATCAGGATCTGTTCGTCGATGAAGCCATTGTCACTATCGCTGCTGACGGGAACCCATGGTCACTGATTGCAGGACGTACTGCGATTCCATTCGCGGTCATCAACGGCAATGCCTGGTCTGATCCCCTGACCAATGACCTGACCGATAATACCGATGATCTGCTGCTGGTTGGCTTCAGCCAGGGAATGTTCAGCGCTGCAAGCTATCTGTTTAAGGGCCAGAACGATGAGAGCAAAGTCGAAAATCTGGGGCTCAATGCCGCGCTGACATTTGATAACGGTTTTGCTCTGGGCGCCGGTTATATTAACAATATTCGCAATACCGATCCGTTTCAGGCCGATAGCCTGTCCAGCGACGAAAAAGTCGATGCGTCACGCCTCAATCTCAGTTATGAGGCAGAGGCCCTGGCGTTATCCGCTGAATACCTGAGAACCGGCAGCTTCAAAGAGCTAACAGGCGGCGCGGAAGTGTCGGCCTGGCATGTCAGTGCCGATTACGCAACCGGGCTGCTGGGCGCTCCGGGCAACCTGTCACTGGGCTACAGTCACACCGATGGCGCTGAACTACTGACCGATGCCGGAGATAATCTGCTTGCCCACTCCCGGATTACTCTGGGGGCATCCCGGGAGGTGCATGATAATGCCGAACTGATTGTTGAACTGGTCAGGGAGGAAGATTACGCCGGTGATGACACGGATACACTGAATCTTGTTTTATCCACCCGTTTCTAA
- the gcvA gene encoding transcriptional regulator GcvA — MIYSVLRLDHCFVDGYTKVAVVIKQTIEFQLKCEINSLIEVCIRRLPPLNALRSFESAARLGSFNQAAEELYVTPSAVSHQIKALEEYLGLKLFHREKRQVQITVAGEKYLVAVSHALDELDAATRRLISAPNTSSLTFEAPPAFLSRWLMPRIKDFQALYPDVELRLSTGSVNRIDFDHSDLDMAVYFGDPPDDDDIEVRLVHRSVVVPVCSPRKLEEHQIETLADLRKQTLIHVTSRRNEWQRLLQKAGISMTGEEKGLSFSSTQLALGAALEGLGVALSDKSLISRELQYGQLVVPVEAELLTGKAFYLVYPKDRQLTYGMRIFREWLLEVMGLSEEPE; from the coding sequence ATGATCTACAGTGTCTTGCGGTTGGATCATTGTTTCGTTGATGGTTATACTAAGGTCGCGGTGGTTATAAAACAAACGATAGAATTTCAGCTTAAATGTGAAATAAATTCACTTATTGAGGTGTGTATCAGACGCTTACCCCCTTTGAATGCTCTGCGCAGTTTTGAATCGGCTGCACGACTTGGCAGTTTCAACCAAGCTGCTGAAGAGCTGTATGTGACACCCTCTGCAGTCAGTCACCAGATTAAAGCCCTTGAGGAGTATCTGGGGTTAAAGCTGTTTCACCGTGAAAAGAGGCAGGTGCAGATCACCGTCGCCGGAGAAAAGTATCTGGTTGCGGTTTCACACGCCCTGGATGAACTGGATGCGGCCACCCGTCGCCTGATCTCTGCGCCTAACACCAGCTCGTTGACCTTTGAGGCGCCCCCCGCTTTTCTGAGTCGCTGGCTGATGCCAAGGATCAAAGATTTTCAGGCGCTTTATCCGGATGTGGAGCTGCGCCTGAGTACCGGATCTGTGAACCGGATCGACTTTGATCATTCCGATCTGGATATGGCGGTCTATTTTGGTGATCCGCCCGACGATGATGATATCGAGGTACGACTGGTACACCGTTCGGTGGTGGTGCCTGTGTGCAGTCCTCGCAAACTGGAAGAGCATCAGATTGAAACCCTGGCTGATCTGAGGAAGCAGACGCTGATTCATGTCACCAGCCGGCGCAATGAGTGGCAGCGCTTACTGCAAAAGGCCGGAATCTCCATGACCGGAGAGGAAAAAGGGTTGTCATTCTCCAGTACCCAGCTGGCGCTGGGGGCGGCCCTGGAAGGGCTGGGTGTCGCACTGTCAGATAAGTCGCTGATCAGCCGTGAACTGCAATATGGACAGCTCGTGGTACCGGTTGAAGCCGAACTGCTAACCGGAAAAGCGTTCTATCTGGTCTACCCGAAAGATCGTCAGCTGACCTACGGTATGCGTATTTTCCGGGAATGGTTGCTGGAGGTTATGGGACTGTCGGAAGAGCCTGAATAG
- a CDS encoding ribonucleotide reductase subunit alpha, producing the protein MIANFSDLLEISVSQDQPQRLLMLFANADGGSSNPKKQRKQQHGAISPVMCVDKLPEEIESFKALVAEADNISKEWNFIIIAGLSGENGAAPTTEDADPYLNQMANGLKMGEDLSRYLIFDRDENPIVMQ; encoded by the coding sequence ATGATTGCTAATTTTTCCGATCTGCTGGAGATCTCAGTATCCCAGGATCAACCCCAGCGTTTACTGATGCTCTTTGCTAATGCCGACGGCGGTTCATCGAACCCTAAGAAGCAACGTAAGCAGCAGCATGGCGCTATCTCTCCGGTGATGTGTGTGGATAAACTGCCCGAAGAGATTGAGTCTTTTAAAGCGTTGGTCGCGGAAGCGGATAATATTTCCAAAGAGTGGAACTTCATCATCATCGCCGGACTAAGCGGTGAGAATGGTGCTGCCCCGACAACAGAAGATGCCGACCCTTACCTGAACCAGATGGCAAATGGTCTGAAAATGGGTGAGGATCTGTCGCGATATCTGATTTTTGATCGGGATGAGAATCCGATTGTTATGCAATAG
- a CDS encoding DUF3179 domain-containing protein has translation MTGKGLTWGRFYTAWICALLLVPLAVSARTLNGFDLSDSLLYQGHIMPGGPAKDGIPAIDRPVFEQPDQAAWLKPGSRVLGVVHNGIAKAYPIAILNWHEIVNDRFSDEGVVVTYCPLCGSGVVYRARVAEQSLTFGVSGLLYNSDVLLYDRQTGSLWSQLHNYAISGPMKGQPLAQLPSSHTRWDRWREQHPQTLVLSRNTGSIRDYNRNPYSGYDESPLLFFPVEFMSRAYHPKERVIGIELDGIAKAYPFAELAKLGDNGVVEDRLGSVSVVIEYDAEQRDGKVLQGDRELVSTNLFWFAWFAFHPQTEVFTVEEDK, from the coding sequence ATGACTGGTAAAGGTCTTACCTGGGGCAGGTTTTATACTGCATGGATATGTGCCTTGTTGCTGGTGCCTCTGGCTGTTTCGGCCCGTACCTTGAATGGTTTTGATCTGTCGGACAGTCTGCTCTATCAGGGACATATCATGCCGGGAGGCCCCGCTAAAGATGGCATACCTGCCATTGATCGCCCGGTATTTGAGCAGCCGGATCAGGCGGCCTGGTTAAAACCGGGCAGCCGGGTGTTGGGGGTAGTGCATAACGGTATAGCTAAAGCGTATCCGATCGCAATTTTGAACTGGCATGAGATCGTCAATGATCGCTTTTCCGATGAGGGGGTGGTGGTGACCTACTGCCCGTTATGCGGCAGTGGGGTGGTCTATCGGGCCAGAGTGGCTGAGCAAAGTTTAACTTTCGGCGTCTCGGGTCTGCTCTATAACAGTGATGTGCTGCTATATGACCGTCAGACAGGCTCGCTCTGGTCTCAGCTGCATAACTACGCGATTTCAGGTCCCATGAAAGGACAGCCGCTAGCCCAGTTGCCCTCTTCCCATACCCGTTGGGATCGATGGCGTGAGCAACATCCTCAGACGCTGGTGCTGTCCCGTAACACCGGCTCGATCAGAGACTACAACCGTAACCCTTACAGTGGATATGATGAAAGCCCGTTGCTGTTCTTTCCGGTTGAGTTTATGAGTCGGGCTTATCATCCCAAAGAGCGGGTCATCGGTATTGAGCTGGATGGCATCGCTAAAGCCTATCCTTTTGCTGAGCTCGCAAAGCTGGGGGATAACGGAGTAGTGGAGGATCGGCTGGGCAGTGTGTCTGTGGTGATTGAGTATGATGCTGAGCAGCGCGATGGCAAAGTCTTGCAGGGAGATAGGGAACTGGTGAGCACCAACCTGTTTTGGTTTGCCTGGTTTGCGTTTCATCCCCAGACGGAGGTGTTTACCGTCGAAGAAGATAAATAA